From Candidatus Aegiribacteria sp., one genomic window encodes:
- a CDS encoding GDP-mannose 4,6-dehydratase, producing MAARKRFGENRLESGAILVTGAGGFVGSHLMSELEMGEGDIAVDISTDFRAPSGVRKIKWDLPSEAPEALKEVRYIIHLAAMSSVSRSLKEVHKAYEINLMGTISILEYMVSHCPEARLLMVSSAEVYKPTDDLITENSEIGPRNPYGTTKAAAEIAAFQFAGNYNLDIVLARSFPHYGPGQSGDFAFPAFCKRIIEAARSGSKRIRVGNLRPVRDYLYVSDVARAYRYILNRGQSGSIYNVCSGTGNSIGDMVNMLIEISGHDIELEIDPDLFRPVDVEFQVGDPSRLNSLLGWKPEVSRNTGLSRLFSWWEERI from the coding sequence ATGGCGGCCAGGAAGCGTTTCGGTGAAAACAGGCTTGAGTCCGGGGCAATTCTGGTTACCGGGGCAGGCGGGTTTGTCGGCAGTCACCTCATGAGTGAACTCGAAATGGGTGAAGGAGACATAGCAGTTGATATTTCGACTGATTTCCGGGCTCCTTCAGGAGTGAGGAAGATTAAATGGGATCTCCCTTCTGAAGCGCCTGAAGCGTTAAAAGAAGTCCGGTATATCATTCATCTGGCAGCAATGAGTTCAGTTTCACGATCTTTGAAGGAAGTGCATAAAGCATACGAAATCAATCTAATGGGAACTATTTCAATTCTGGAGTACATGGTTTCACATTGTCCGGAAGCAAGGCTTCTTATGGTCAGCTCCGCCGAGGTTTATAAGCCTACTGACGATCTGATTACTGAAAACAGTGAAATAGGTCCGAGAAATCCTTACGGCACAACGAAAGCCGCGGCGGAAATAGCGGCATTTCAATTTGCGGGGAATTATAATCTGGATATAGTGCTTGCCCGTTCATTTCCTCATTATGGTCCAGGACAATCCGGAGATTTTGCTTTTCCGGCATTTTGCAAACGTATTATCGAGGCAGCCAGAAGTGGATCAAAGCGAATACGGGTAGGAAACCTCAGACCCGTTCGCGACTATCTTTACGTATCAGATGTGGCGAGGGCATACAGGTACATCCTTAACAGAGGACAGTCCGGAAGTATATATAACGTTTGTTCAGGAACAGGAAACAGCATTGGAGATATGGTTAACATGCTTATTGAAATTTCCGGACATGATATTGAACTTGAAATTGACCCCGATCTGTTTCGTCCGGTTGATGTGGAATTTCAGGTTGGCGATCCATCCAGACTGAACTCTTTGCTCGGCTGGAAACCGGAGGTCAGCAGAAACACTGGTTTGAGCAGACTGTTTTCATGGTGGGAGGAGAGAATATGA